A genomic window from Silene latifolia isolate original U9 population chromosome Y, ASM4854445v1, whole genome shotgun sequence includes:
- the LOC141630731 gene encoding uncharacterized protein LOC141630731: MPLYDPLPPFPKALKYTKKKEHDTDIYETFRKCEVNIPLLELLKSVPRYLMFLKELCTIKRNQKELSLKRPKGKASEFVSTLFKSKTPPKCSDPGVFAIPFTISDTRFKRAMLDLGASIYVIPFHIYESLKLGPLKSTRMVVQLANRSSVHPRGVVENVMVKVDQLVFPNDFYVLDMAQEVNEVPMLLGRPFLKTAGTQIDVPNGSLTMEFNGRVVKFEIYPPNLTNSTVYSLCAIATNHNYMRSWKPPIPSKTCDILQDSLT, from the coding sequence ATGCCTTTATATGATCCCCTCCCACCTTTTCCCAAGGCTTTGAAATATACCAAGAAGAAAGAGCATGACACTGATATTTACGAAACCTTTCGTAAATGCGAGGTAAATATCCCTTTACTTGAGTTGCTTAAGAGTGTTCCTAGGTACTTAATGTTTTTAAAAGAACTTTGTACAATTAAAAGAAATCAAAAGGAACTTAGTTTGAAAAGGCCAAAGGGAAAAGCTAGTGAATTTGTGTCGACTTTGTTTAAGAGTAAGACCCCTCCCAAGTGTAGTGATCCGGGTGTGTTCGCTATACCCTTCACCATAAGTGATACACGGTTTAAAAGAGCCATGTTAGATCTAGGGGCGTCGATATATGTCATTCCCTTCCATATTTATGAGTCTCTTAAACTTGGTCCTTTAAAGAGTACCAGGATGGTAGTCCAACTTGCTAATAGGTCTAGTGTTCACCCTAGGGGAGTAGTAGAGAATGTAATGGTTAAGGTAGATCAGCTAGTTTTTCCAAATGATTTCTATGTTTTGGATATGGCACAGGAGGTCAATGAAGTCCCAATGTTATTGGGTCGACCATTCTTAAAGACCGCAGGAACGCAAATTGATGTTCCAAATGGTTCCTTGACTATGGAGTTTAATGGGAGGGTGGTTAAATTTGAAATTTATCCACCTAATTTGACTAACTCTACGGTTTATTCTCTTTGTGCTATTGCTACTAACCATAATTATATGAGAAGCTGGAAGCCACCAATTCCG